A window of the Lactuca sativa cultivar Salinas chromosome 7, Lsat_Salinas_v11, whole genome shotgun sequence genome harbors these coding sequences:
- the LOC111904312 gene encoding putative clathrin assembly protein At4g02650, with product MNSMGSDRFRKAIGKVKDHTRISLARVSSSTDLPELEVAIVKATRHAEYPAEDRHIREIITLTNDSQIHVASCVSLISGRLDKTRNWIVALKVLILIQRLLQDGDRAYEREIFYATRRGTRLLNMSDFRDMSRTNSWDFSAFIRTYSLYLDEYLEYRMQGGREKHDDEPEPEPEPVTLKSPVDGKTKDNLFSRLQHLMQLLERFLACRPTGPARNHRIVMVALYPIVKQSIYMYYDMTDALSILIGQFRELEISDSVKVYEFLRRVRKQFDELDNFYDYCKSIGLARTSEYPEVAKISQKRLDIMDKFIREKSGTSQYQSESEEEEEARSPEPDKKEEKLSQDDVLNLGDGGQTVEEYADKVGLAFYDGGPANHQPSLPGGFSPEVIDVCINKQDKTPGT from the exons ATGAACTCGATGGGGTCAGATAGGTTTAGAAAAGCAATCGGAAAAGTGAAGGATCACACTAGGATTAGCCTCGCCAGAGTTAGTAGCAGCACCGACTTACCGGAACTCGAGGTCGCAATCGTGAAAGCCACCCGTCACGCGGAGTACCCGGCGGAAGACCGCCACATACGAGAAATCATAACCCTAACAAACGACTCACAAATCCACGTCGCCTCATGTGTCAGCTTGATCTCAGGTCGACTCGACAAGACCAGAAACTGGATCGTAGCCCTAAAAGTACTCATCCTCATTCAACGCCTTCTTCAAGACGGAGATCGGGCGTACGAACGAGAGATTTTCTACGCCACCAGACGCGGCACGCGGTTATTGAACATGTCGGATTTCCGAGACATGTCGAGAACCAATTCCTGGGATTTCTCAGCGTTTATTCGGACATACTCGTTGTATCTCGATGAATATCTCGAGTATCGGATGCAAGGGGGACGAGAAAAGCATGACGATGAGCCGGAGCCGGAGCCGGAGCCGGTGACTCTAAAATCTCCGGTAGATGGAAAGACGAAGGATAACCTATTTTCTCGACTACAACATCTGATGCAACTCCTTGAGCGATTTCTCGCTTGTCGCCCTACAG GTCCGGCGAGGAATCACAGGATTGTGATGGTGGCATTGTACCCGATTGTGAAACAGAGCATCTATATGTATTACGACATGACCGATGCCCTGAGTATTTTGATAGGCCAGTTTAGAGAGCTTGAGATTTCAGATTCCGTCAAGGTTTACGAGTTTTTGAGACGAGTAAGAAAGCAGTTCGACGAGCTTGATAACTTTTACGATTATTGCAAATCCATCGGCCTTGCAAGGACGTCGGAATATCCAGAAGTCGCTAAGATTTCACAAAAGCGATTAGATATCATGGATAAGTTTATCAGAGAAAAATCCGGAACAAGTCAGTACCAATCAGAatctgaggaagaagaagaagctaggTCGCCGGAGCCGGACAAGAAAGAAGAGAAACTGAGTCAGGATGATGTGTTGAACTTGGGAGACGGTGGTCAGACGGTGGAAGAGTACGCTGATAAAGTCGGATTAGCTTTCTATGATGGTGGTCCGGCGAACCACCAGCCATCTCTACCTGGCGGTTTCAGTCCAGAGGTTATCGATGTATGTATCAACAAGCAAGACAAAACTCCGGGAACGTAG